The sequence below is a genomic window from Deinococcus sp. Marseille-Q6407.
CTGCGCTCTCAGCTGGCCCGCAGCATCAGCGGCCTGGGCCCGTCGGCCCGCATCCTGAACGAGGCGATTCGCAGCGGTCAGGGCAGTGAACTGTGGCTGGACCAGAGCGTCTACCTGCCGCTGACCCCCCGGCAGGCACTGGCGCTGGCCTCGCTGCCCAACGTCCGCGAAGTGTTCGAGAACTTCCAGGTGGAAGTGCCCCGCGCCGTGGCGCTGAGTGCGGCGTCGGCCCCGGCCGGCACCCCGGCGCACCTGCAGCAGATCGGGGCGCCACAGGCCTGGGCGGCCGGTTACAAGGGCGCAGGCGTCCGGATCGGGCACCTGGACAGCGGGATCGACGCCTCGCACCCTGAGCTGGCCGGCAAACTCAACAGCTTTGCCGAGTTCGATGCCGAAGGCAACCGCGTGAACGGTGCTGCGCCGCACGACACCACCAACCACGGCACCCACACCGCCGGGCTGCTGGTGGGCAAGACGGTGGGCGTGGCCCCCGATGCCAAGGTGATCAGCGCCCTGGTGCTGCCGAACAACAGCGGCACCTTCGCGCAGGTGATTGCCGGGATGCAGTACGTAATTGACCCCGACGGCAACCCAGCCACCGACGACGGCGCGCAGGTGGTCAACATGAGCCTGGGCATTCCCGGCAGCTGGAACGAATTCCGGGTACCGGTCACCAACATGCTGAACGCCGGCATCGTGCCGGTCTTCGCCATCGGCAACTATGGCCCGGCCGCCGGCAGCACCGGCAGCCCCGGCAACCTCCCCGAAGCGATCGGCGTGGGTGCTGTGGACAGCGCGGGCAACGTGGCTTCCTTCAGCAGCCGTGGCCCGGCCATTTGGAACATCAACGGTCAGAACGTGCAGGTCACCAAGCCGGATATTGCCGCGCCGGGCGTGGAAATCACCAGCGCTTTCCCCGGCGGTGGCTACGGCGCCCTGAGCGGTTCCTCCCAGGCCAGCCCTATTGCCGCAGGCGCAGTGGCCCTGATGCTGCAGGCCAAGCCCGGCAGCTCGGTGGACGCCGTGAAGAATGCCCTGTTTACCAGCGCCAGCAACGCCGGTGCCAAGAACAACAACGTGGGCTTCGGCCAGATCAGCCTGCCCGGTGCCCTGAGCAAGCTCGGTGTGAGCCTGAATCAGCCGGCCCCAGCCCCCACGCCTACGCCAACTCCGGCCCCGACGTCAAGCCCTGAACCAGCCCCGGCGCCTGCGCCGCCCCTACCCCACCCCGCCCCGGCGCCGGCTCCGACCCCCGCGCCCACTCCTGCTCCGGCGTCTGAGCTGACGTTTGCGGCCACCCCCAACCAGTTCTCACTGGCCCGTGGGCAGTCGCGCGCGGTGCAGCTGTCGGCCAATATGTCGGTCGGCATTACAGTCAAGGCAGCGGATGGTCTCCAGATCACCGCCAATGGCGGTGTGATCACCGTAACCAACGTCTCGGCCCCGGACGGCGCGCAGACGGTCACGCTGACCGCCACCACCGCTGAGGCCCCGGCCCGCACCCGGGAAGTGACGCTGAACATTACGACCACCGGCGCGCCTGCGCCCACCCCGACTCCTGCGCCTGCCCCCGCACCGACCCAGCCAGCACCTTCTCAACCCGCTCCCACTCAGCCTGCACCGGCCCAGCCGGCTCCGACAGGCCCCTCTGGCTACAGCCTCTGCGCGGTGGAAGGCAGCAAGTGTGACTTTACTGGCGTTCGCGACGCCTACTTCGGTACAGCTGGCCGCTATGTAAACGGCACCGGCACCGACGGCTTCATGTGTACCGTGCAGGAATGGGGGGTTGACCCGGCGCCCGGCGTGACCAAGGGCTGCTTTATCAAGAATCTGCCCGGCGCTCCGGCGCCCGCCCCCACTCAGCCCACCCCAACCCAGCCTGCCCCCGCTCAACCGGCACCGACTCAGCCGGCTCCCGGCCGCTCGGCCGCCAAGCCCCGGGTGCTGCTGGTGGACGACGATATGGGCAGCCGCAACGATGTGACCACTTTCCTGCGTGACGCCGTCAAGGCCAACGCCCTGGAAGGCAGCGCCCTGCTGTGGGATACCCGCCGTGGCTCGGTGCCGCTTTCGGAAATGCGC
It includes:
- a CDS encoding S8 family peptidase — translated: MKRTRLTSLALVLSAGLMLGLGTQAEAQTFKLSPGLQKKLQAGDQEPVGVIVRFEFANNERGRQNLGQLRSQLARSISGLGPSARILNEAIRSGQGSELWLDQSVYLPLTPRQALALASLPNVREVFENFQVEVPRAVALSAASAPAGTPAHLQQIGAPQAWAAGYKGAGVRIGHLDSGIDASHPELAGKLNSFAEFDAEGNRVNGAAPHDTTNHGTHTAGLLVGKTVGVAPDAKVISALVLPNNSGTFAQVIAGMQYVIDPDGNPATDDGAQVVNMSLGIPGSWNEFRVPVTNMLNAGIVPVFAIGNYGPAAGSTGSPGNLPEAIGVGAVDSAGNVASFSSRGPAIWNINGQNVQVTKPDIAAPGVEITSAFPGGGYGALSGSSQASPIAAGAVALMLQAKPGSSVDAVKNALFTSASNAGAKNNNVGFGQISLPGALSKLGVSLNQPAPAPTPTPTPAPTSSPEPAPAPAPPLPHPAPAPAPTPAPTPAPASELTFAATPNQFSLARGQSRAVQLSANMSVGITVKAADGLQITANGGVITVTNVSAPDGAQTVTLTATTAEAPARTREVTLNITTTGAPAPTPTPAPAPAPTQPAPSQPAPTQPAPAQPAPTGPSGYSLCAVEGSKCDFTGVRDAYFGTAGRYVNGTGTDGFMCTVQEWGVDPAPGVTKGCFIKNLPGAPAPAPTQPTPTQPAPAQPAPTQPAPGRSAAKPRVLLVDDDMGSRNDVTTFLRDAVKANALEGSALLWDTRRGSVPLSEMRRADIVVWATGDSYMNTLSAQDQQTLAQYLQGGGRLLLTGQDIGYDIGHTAFYDQYLGSRFVGDSSGTLSLKTSAPLGTASYRLNAPGSAGNQVYPDVLAATRGAAVAGTWDGHGSAQSVLRDPDPRRARAKGRPAVRAQSAENGSIVLFSPGTFKTVNLGFGLEALSPQDRNVLTGQLFNWLMQ